The nucleotide window GGAATCCACCTAAAGACtaattgaacaaaacaaagacaaactttgtaaactgaataatactttattaatttcGTGCAAGGGTGATTTACAAATGAGACTTAGCTCTGTTTAAATAGAAAAGAACACAAATGCCTAAAAGAATAACTTGGAAAGAAATAATAAGTGaaaaaactagccgttggacttAGTTGGTGCAGAATCTGTCCATGTATGGAAGTTGTCTTCTCTCCTTGTATCTTGTGAGTTTGGGCAGAAATAAATGCATCCGTGGGATCTCCTTTGATGTCTGGATAGTCTCTAAGTCGTGCCTGAACAGAAGGGGAAAGAGCCGTTGGTCTTTAATAACTCCAAGTGTGAATGCATCCATGTAAGGTAAGTTGACAAATAAGGGattcatcttgatcatgtggCTGCTGGTGCATGGTAGAAACTCTCCCACTGCTCTTAGATGTAATGAATAATCTCCTGGTTTCCACACGTGAGTTTGAGTTGCACACTCCTTAAGCAAAGAattactttccttaattagaaccaATTCGGATGCAGTGTAGATAGTCTGACTTGTAACTGGCATATCTCCTAAACCATTACTCTTTTTGGTATGAAACCAATTCGCTGCGTGCTCTGGTTGAGTTGAGAAtctatagaaactggtttcacggTTAAATTCCTTATGGTTGCAAAGATATCCTTCTTTGAGTGCACCTATGTCGCTGCTGGCTCCAATGTAGCTTGTATGGTTGATCTCATGAGTTGGTGGTCCAGCTACTGACTTTAGgtcctcatcattccctccctcttcaaaaggtttTGTCCTCAAAACCAATTTACCTTGGTATATGCACGGTTTTGTGATGCATTGTCCATCTGGTGGTTCTTCTTTGATCAGTAGGGAAGCTATGCCCCCTTTCCATGGTCGGTCTATGATTTCCCTTGGAAGGATCGTGGTCTCCTTTTCGAAATCTCCTATTTCACAATTGGTTTCTCCATTGACCACTGCTTGGGTGTAAGGTTGTGAGTTTGGTTCTGGATGCTTCTCCATTGTACCTATATCTGAATCATCACTTATGGGCAAGAGCAAGTGTTTCATACTTGAAGTGgacgattcaaaaatataatattgagtaAGATTTAGAGCTTCACTTACCTGGTTATCTTGCATTGATTCAGCTTTGGTATTTACTACCTCTAAAGCTTGATCAGCTGGTGTAGAGGTCTCTAGGGTAGATTGCTCATTATTCTCTTGTTGTTTAGCTTCTGTACGTGTCTCCTCATTACCTAGACCTTCATCAACATTCTGGACAGAGTGCAAGTGCATCATACCAGTGTTTTGATAAGTAAGATTATTCACTTTAAGTTCAGAAATCACCTTATCAAGTGTTGGACTTGATTGCGCAGCAAGGTTGGGCTCTTGTTCCTTGATTTCTATGTTAGTACCTGAAATACTTTCAACCTTTTGGGCGCTAGACAAGTGTGTTAAGACAGTCATGGAATTACTAGAAACAGAAGTAGATCTAGCTTTAATCAAGTTGATAAGATCATCAATATGTTTATCCATTCTAGAAAAGGAATCATCAATTCTAGTATCGGAATCACTTACCTccaagtttgtttcttttgctTCAGATACTACTGACTTCACAACTCGTTTTGTGGGACACTCCTTTGCTAGATGGCCCTTGCCTTGACACCTATAACAAATAACCTCAGATGGTTTTAAAGAGTTAGAGTGCTCACCTTGGTTTCGTTTGACTTGAGGTGGATGCACTGGCCTTGAACTTTGTCTTTGGGAAACAACTTCTCTCTGAACTGTGGGTTGCAAGACTTGGTGCTTTATTAATCTCCTTGTGGACACCTTCTGAATGTATTTTGCCTTCTTCACAAACTCACTATACATGAGCATCTTAACCTCTTTCCAAGTAAAAGCCGGATCATTGAAATAGATCCTATCAGCATCTAGCTGACTCCACCAATTGTATGCCTCTCCGGTTAAGGTATCCTTCGCATAAGTTAGCTTTAGCTTCTCTGGAATTCTCCAAGCTATAAACCATTGCTCCATGTCGTCCTCCCACCTTAGATATGCACTTGGTCCTTGCTTATGACCAGAAAAATGTATAGATGGTGCAGCCAAGCGATTCTGATAAAACTGATCTCCATTGTAGTTCCATGGCGTGCTGTGAGCATGTCTTGATAGACTCCCATGATAAGATCTTGATGGTGCAGCCACGGTGGTCTTTTCTCTTCTAGGACACGCTTGAGAATAATATTTCCCTTCAGAACTATCCTCATAGATGAGTTGGGATTTGGGACCATAGCAAGTTGAATACTGGTCCATTGATTCTGGTTCCACCTCTGGGTATTCTTGTTCATCGTTTGGGACATACTCTGGAACAGAGTCTGCGCACCAATGACCTTCAGTGTGGTCATCTCCATCGTCCCAACAATCCTGGTCAGCTTCTTCTCCCCAATCTACCTCAGACGTGTTGTATTCTTCAGCCTCTTCTTCTGAGTAATCCTCCATTGGCGTCTTCTCTATCTTTTCTCAGAGTTTGCCTTGCACAAACAGAAGAAAAAGGAATTAAGTCGTGGCTTAGCAAAAGAAAGGAGAGAAGAataagaaagaacaaaaaaatggaaacttagtatctccttgtttttattttatttatttatttattttttttggaaaattaaaacaaatgaaaaagaattcacttttttttttgttttttttttaatggaaacacgaaatatataaaactaagacaatgaaattaactttttattctggttttataatttttagaatttaaaagaagcaagaaacaaaattgaccttttttttttatagtaagTGAATAAACCGAAATGGAAACTAAGGAAACAACTAATGCAAACACGATTTCTTttggattttcaaatttatatgaatCAAAGAAAGTAAATGGTCATCTTTGTCGTGCCTCCCTGGTTTTAACACCAAGAACAAGCAAATGCAAAAATGGACAGAAATTGCAAAcaatttttatggttttttttttatatgattttataaatgaaacaaatgcaaaagagatgaaacaaataaacaaatgcAAATGAATAGAGACAAGGATAGATATAACCTGATAGATAGGAGCTTttgaagctctgataccaaaaatgATACAAGCCTAAGCTAACAAAGGCTAGATCACAAGGCAACAAGAGTTGTCAAGCTTGAATGGGTCGATTGTCGCCACAAAGGGTTGCGGAAATATCCCTTTGATAAGACCAGAAGCCTGCGCCTATGTGAATCCACACAAAGACAGAGACCTACACTTGTATCCTAGAATGAATCCACAAACTAAGGAGACAAGCAAACGGACAAGAAATCTAAAGGAATCCACCTAAAGACtaattgaacaaaacaaagacaaactttgtaaactgaataatactttattaatttcGTGCAAGGGTGATTTACAAATGAGACTTAGCTCTGTTTAAATAGAAAAGAACACAAATGCCTAAAAGAATAACTTGGAAAGAAATAATAAGTGaaaaaactagccgttggacttAGTTGGTGCAGAATCTGTCCATGTATGGAAGTTGTCTTCTCTCCTTGTATCTTGTGAGTTTGGGCAGAAATAAATGCATCCGTGGGATCTCCTTTGATGTCTGGATAGTCTCTAAGTCGTGCCTGAACAGAAGGGGAAAGAGCCGTTGGTCTTTAATAACTCCAAGTGTGAATGCATCCATGTAAGGTAAGTTGACAAATAAGGGattcatcttgatcatgtggCTGCTGGTGCATGGTAGAAACTCTCCCACTGCTCTTAGATGTAATGAATAATCTCCTGGTTTCCACACGTGAGTTTGAGTTGCACACTCCTTAAGCAAAGAattactttccttaattagaaccaATTCGGATGCAGTGTAGATAGTCTGACTTGTAACTGGCATATCTCCTAAACCATTACTCTTTTTGGTATGAAACCAATTCGCTGCGTGCTCTGGTTGAGTTGAGAAtctatagaaactggtttcacggTTAAATTCCTTATGGTTGCAAAGATATCCTTCTTTGAGTGCACCTATGTCGCTGCTGGCTCCAATGTAGCTTGTATGGTTGATCTCATGAGTTGGTGGTCCAGCTACTGACTTTAGGTCCTCATcaaggatgaatcgcgatataagaagcttgattttgatacataaagtagtggagaatcaccaggaagtcgaataaatctcataggagataggatgaagaagctatcccactttcaaatcaggtgatcccagttttcctgtttgggaatatgacagcttatttgtcattctaatcaaaccaggatgaatcgcgatgtaagaagcttgattttgatacataaagtagtggagaatcatcaggaagtcgaataaatttcataggagttaggatgaagaagctatcccactttcaaatcaggtgatcccagttttcctgtttgggaatatgacagcttctttgtcattctaatcaaaccaggatgaatcgcgatgtaagaagcttgattttgatacataaagtagtggagaatcaccaggaagttgaataaatctcataggagttaggatgaagaagctatcccactttcaaatcaggtgatcccagttttcctgtttgggaatatgacagcttctttgtcattctaatcaaaccaggatgaatcgcgatgtaagaagcttgattttgatacataaagtagtggagaatcaccaggaagctgaataaatctcataggagttaggatgaagaagctatcccactttcaaatcaggtgatcccagttttcctgtttgggaatatgacagcttctttgtcattctaatcaaaccaggatgaatcgcgatgtaagaagcttgattttgatacataaagtagtggagaatcaccaggaagtgaataaatctcataggagttaggatgaagaagctatcccactttcaaatcaggtgatcccagttttcctgtttgggaatatgacagcttctttgtcattctaatcaaaccaggatgaatcgcgatgtaagaagcttgattttgatacataaagtagtggagaatcaccaggaagctgaataaatctcataggagttaggatgaagaagctatcccactttcaaatcaggtgatcccagttttcctgtttgggaatatgacagcttctttgtcattctaatcaaaccaggatgaatcgcgatgtaagaagcttgattttgatacataaagtagtggagaatcaccaggaagttgaataaatctcataggagttaggatgaagaagctatcccactttcaaatcaggtgatcccagttttcctgtttgggaatatgacagcttctttgtcattctaatcaaaccaggatgaatcgcgatgtaagaagcttgattttgatacataaagtagtggagaatcaccaggaagttgaataaatctcataggagttaggatgaagaagctatcccactttcaaatcaggtgatcccagttttcctgtttgggaatatgacagcttctttgtcattctaatcaaaccaggatgaatcgcgatgtaagaagcttgattttgatacataaagtaatggagaatcactaggaagctgaataaatctcataggagttaggatgaaaaagctatcccactttcaaatcaggtgatcccagttttcctgtttgggaatatgacagcttctttgtcattctaatcaaaccaggatgaatcgcgatgtaagaagcttgattttgatacataaagtagtggagaacctttaggaagttgaataaatctcataggagttaggatgaagaagctatcccactttcaaatcaggtgatcccagttttcctgtttgggaatatgacagcttctttgtcattctaatcaaaccaggatgaatcgcgatgtaagaagcttgattttgatacataaagtagtggagaatcaccaggaagttgaataaatctcataggagttaggatgaagaagctatcccactttcaaatcaggtgatcccagttttcctgtttgggaatatgacagcttctttgtcattctaatcaaaccaggatgaatcgcgatgtaagaagcttgattttgatacataaagtagtggagaatcaccaggaagtgaataaatctcataggagttaggatgaagaagctatcccactttcaaatcaggtgatcccagttttcctgtttgggaatatgacagcttctttgtcattctaatcaaaccaggatgaatcgcgatgtaagaagcttgattttgatacataaagtagtggagaatcaccaggaagttgaataaatctcataggagttaggatgaagaagctatcccactttcaaatcaggtgatcccagttttcctgtttgggaatatgacagcttctttgtcattctaatcaaaccaggatgaatcgcgatgtaagaagcttgattttgatacataaagtagtggagaatcaccaggaagttgaataaatctcataggagttaggatgaagaagctatcccactttcaaatcaggtgatcccagttttcctgtttgggaatatgacagcttctttgtcattctaatcaaaccaggatgaatcgcgatgtaagaagcttgattttgatacataaagtagtggagaatcaccaggaagttgaataaatctcataggagttaggatgaagaagctatcccactttcaaatcaggtgatcccagttttcctgtttgggaatatgacagcttctttgtcattctaatcaaaccaggatgaatcgcgatgtaagaagcttgattttgatacataaagtagtggagaatcaccaggaagttgaataaatctcataggagttaggatgaagaagctatcccactttcaaatcaggtgatcccagttttcctgtttgggaatatgacagcttctttgtcattctaatcaaaccaggatgaatcgcgatgtaagaagcttgattttgatacataaagtagtggagaatcaccaggaagtcgaataaatctcataggagttaggatgaagaagctatcccactttcaaatcaggtgatcccagttttcctgtttgggaatatgacagcttctttgtcattctaatcaaaccaggatgaatcgcgatgtaagaagcttgattttgatacataaagtagt belongs to Brassica rapa cultivar Chiifu-401-42 unplaced genomic scaffold, CAAS_Brap_v3.01 Scaffold0752, whole genome shotgun sequence and includes:
- the LOC117130978 gene encoding uncharacterized protein LOC117130978; the protein is MEDYSEEEAEEYNTSEVDWGEEADQDCWDDGDDHTEGHWCADSVPEYVPNDEQEYPEVEPESMDQYSTCYGPKSQLIYEDSSEGKYYSQACPRREKTTVAAPSRSYHGSLSRHAHSTPWNYNGDQFYQNRLAAPSIHFSGHKQGPSAYLRWEDDMEQWFIAWRIPEKLKLTYAKDTLTGEAYNWWSQLDADRIYFNDPAFTWKEVKMLMYSEFVKKAKYIQKVSTRRLIKHQVLQPTVQREVVSQRQSSRPVHPPQVKRNQGEHSNSLKPSEVICYRCQGKGHLAKECPTKRVVKSVVSEAKETNLEVSDSDTRIDDSFSRMDKHIDDLINLIKARSTSVSSNSMTVLTHLSSAQKVESISGTNIEIKEQEPNLAAQSSPTLDKVISELKVNNLTYQNTGMMHLHSVQNVDEGLGNEETRTEAKQQENNEQSTLETSTPADQALEVVNTKAESMQDNQVSEALNLTQYYIFESSTSSMKHLLLPISDDSDIGTMEKHPEPNSQPYTQAVVNGETNCEIGDFEKETTILPREIIDRPWKGGIASLLIKEEPPDGQCITKPCIYQGKLVLRTKPFEEGGNDEDLKSVAGPPTHEINHTSYIGASSDIGALKEGYLCNHKEFNRETSFYRFSTQPEHAANWFHTKKSNGLGDMPVTSQTIYTASELVLIKESNSLLKECATQTHVWKPGDYSLHLRAVGEFLPCTSSHMIKMNPLFVNLPYMDAFTLGVIKDQRLFPLLFRHDLETIQTSKEIPRMHLFLPKLTRYKERRQLPYMDRFCTN